AGGCTGTCTACAGTCCCCAACAAGCTGCAGAATCACATTCTAAAGTTTAGACTTAGGCAAGTGTAGAAGGCGCTGCCTGTGACACTTGACAAGAAACTCCAGTGAACCTGATAAATACAAATTTGCAAAGTAAGTCACTCCAAGCTATGTTGTATTGTTAGGATTTGGGTCaaatttgtgaaaatatttgtaAAGAAAATCTTTAAAGCAGTGCACAAAGTATTAACCTGTCAGCCTTGGAGAATAGGCTGTCTTTCCTACCTCTGAGAGGAGCTATGATTTAAACCCACAAATATATAATAGTGGAGTTTTCTCTTACACTTTAAATTGTGAAACTACCCAGAATTTCAGAAACTAACTCTTTAACACAAATCACAGACTGTAtacatgaacacatggactGTGTCTTTATTTACTGAGTGACAActcttcagtgttttgtttcacaGAAATAGGTCATCATTTAATGAATGAAACCAGGTGAACAAAAATAACACCGATCAGATAACAGTCAAATCAAATGATAAGTTGACATTTAATGTGCTGCCTCTAATATGTATAACCACTTATAAAACACCACTGAAGTACATGAATGATTGGGTAATACTTAACTAGACAAACTGTTTCCCACAAAAACTACAAATTGCTGGCAAGAGATAACTCCAAACAGTTCACTGACAGAATTTTTAGTCGCTGATCATTTAAGAGCAAGTAACAGAGCagcatgtgcagtgtgtttaaTCACCAATGTTTTAAACCAGACTAGTATGTCATCCTTCAAATTACTGATATTATGTTACTGCACTGCATCCTCAACAGGAAGCTGTCTCTGTCCACAAACTGCATTGACAAAATAACCAATCTCAATGGCCTGAGTGAGTAATAACtaagtacatacagtataaccacacacaaacgcactctGTTCATGGATGGAAATGTGGTGTTGTAATGTGATGTTGTATTGTGTGCTTCCAGAGAACTTGAGGATATTGTCATTAGGAAGAAATAATATAAAGGCCCTCACTGGGCTGGTAAGTTGCATACAGTATGAAACATAGTGAACACTAACTAGTttaagtgttttattatttctctcttttccatcttttattgatttctgtttttctttctgttttgcttgACACAGTTTTTCTAACTTTTTCGAACTAAAAGGAATTTCAGAAGTGGTTGCACATGCTAAATACTCACTTTGaatcatcattattttgcattcaacatgtgtgtgtgtttgcaggaggcGGTAGGGGACACATTAGAAGAGTTGTGGATCTCCTATAATTTGATAGAGAAACTGAAGGGAATCCAATACATGAAGAACCTCAGAGTCCTCTACATATCCAACAACCTGGTCAAAGAATGGGGTAAGCTACATTCATAAATATAGTCAACACATTCAATGAAATAGACATAGCTAATTAAGTTGCAAAATTACTATGTTGTATTTAATATAATATAGATTCATTGAACATTTAGAGTGATATTTAGAGTGACATTTAGAGCTAAAGTGACCCGTTTAAGAATTTTTTGAAGAGGATAAATATAATATGTCAACATAGTATGTCAATTCTTATCAAAACTCTTTGTGTTGCATGATCTAAAAGAGGCCAATAAcaataatttctttgttttacattaattattcttatttttaaaGTTGTGTGCTGATGATTTGTTGGTGTTAAAATTCTCAATGTGGCCCTCTTTAATTTGGTATATGTTTTTTCTGTATTGTGTAGGAGAATTTGTGAGGCTAGCTGACCTGCCATGCCTTGCAGACCTGGTGTTTGTTGGAAATCCTCTGGAGGAGAAGCATTCAACAGAGGGAACCTGGATGGATGAAGCCTCTAAAAGACTACCTAATCTGAAGAAACTAGATGGCAAGAGTGTTTAAAAACTTTGCTAGAAAGATAACTAAACCCCTAATTAACTAATTATTCCCATATGATTACAGGGTATGTTTAAAAATATGGCAGTAACACTTTACTGGTTTTTGTAGTTTCAAAATAATTTCCAGTAATTTAGAAtgaattcattcaaatgaattgCTCACATAACTCAGAAAGTCTTTTAGTAAACCAGCTGAGATCAGGTCAGTTGAACaggaaagaaatggaaaatctGTCTACAGGCAAACATACAGTTCAGCAAATATATAAAAAAGGAACTGAAGATAAGCTGGTACTTAAACCTAGTACATGTCTTCTTTTTATATGAGATTAATGTTTTTTGTACATGGTCCCTCACAAATAAGTGTAATTAAGTAATCTAAAGAATTATAATCAATATATATGAGAGTTTAAATAGATCAGGTTCTTCAAGGAAATTCCTATTTTCCTCATTATTAGTACCAAATTACATAtttctttccaggaaacttcCTAGAAAATAATTGGGAAATTAGACAGCCATAAATGTTACTAAATGGCTTCTGGGTCAAAAGGTGAAACCATAAAAACCAGAGACTAACTTCAACATTGTCAGTTCCAGGACAAGGCATACAATAAGTTGTTGCTTTGACGAAATGATGGATATtctcttttcctgttgttttcaggAACTCCAGTCATCAAACAAGAAGAGGAcgaaggagatggagagaactGAGAAGCATGACTCTCTGCATAACTACAACCCCCTAAAACAGAGTCTTCTCTGTTTTAAGTTTCTGTAGATTTTGTCAAGGTGCTTTTATTTATACATATCTGTAAGGTGAGTTTGAACAGCATAGACTTTGCTCTAGATCAACAAGAGATCAAGAAGCACAGAATAACCACCAAATACACTGAACGTGTATGTTTTAGAGTTGAAAAGGGTATGTTAAATTGTCCTTCAGGCCTTGTGGATTTGGGACCAGAAAGAGGATTTGATAAAGCCTTTACATGATAAGCACATTCCCTAATGCCATTTACAGCattctgattttttaaaaactttcaAACTATGACTGATATTAAAACTAATACTAATTATTCTTGTTAACTGAATTTTGGCAATACAGTACCATTTGTGGgccaaaaatgctaaatttacAATGTGTTCTTGATATTTTCTGCCTCTCTATGTTCTTCAGGCAAGAACTAAAGTATAGTCTAGTGTACACACTAGTGAGCAGAGACATTTTTGCTGGACCAGATGTTGATCAGGTAATACTATAAGATAACTCATATTAAACTCATATTAGGCGAGAGAAGGGCCAGCGCCCTTCTCTCGCCTAATACGAGTTGGCTTTAAATACCTAACACAGTCCTCTTTCCGTAACATCACCATGGAGAGATTACCAAAGCCAAATATTAGCTGTTACATTGTGTAAGTAGTGGAGCAATTGATGTTTAGAAAAAGTGACTTGGAGTGTCAACCACAGATGAAAAATCCATCAAATGGTTACATCCAGCAGTGGCATACTGTTTTGTCATAAGAATTCAGGAGTTTGCTGAAATCAGGGTCTATTACCAACCTTCTCAGGTAGTAAGCAGTAGTAGCATTAAAATAGGAGGTTAAGTTAGTATGTACTAAACTTCACATGGGACATGAAGGGACCATCTCCAGCTATGTTACAACAGCCTTTGGGCAGGACTGTGGAGCCAACATGATGTCGAGCGTGAAAACCGGCATGACCAAAATACATCCATTGCTCTGATTGTTACTGTGTTATTTGAGATCTTCCTGACTATATAGAGGTCATGTAGCATATGTCTACACTTGATGATATTCAGATTTAACATGAATATGCATTGTAATAAGgtctgatgtttatttttttgaagGACAAAAATTAGCCTACTGTATTGTCAGTTTAAGTTCATTTTGGATCCATAATTTGCACATTGTTCCTGTTCTTTAAGATGTGATACCAAGGTTAATGCATGCAGCATATCCTAATTAATTGTGTCTGTGtacagttattttcatgttttaaattattttaggTATGTTTGTACATGTAATTGtgagatgtttttaaatgattttcagATTTGAAATAAATACTGAAGTACACCGGTTGAGCCTTGTCATTTGAAAtatagatttagatttatttgtctttctgcaaggaaaattgttgCCACCTTCCATACAACCTCAgagtacacaaatacatcaaaccagacagaaaacatcaaatttgacaGATACATACATGAATGGTAATGGAAATCTTGGTAATATATGATAATTTAGTATAGGATTAACGGGATTGTTTTTGTAATTCAAACCAAGAGGGAGTAGTGGAATGTAACAAAGTAGATTTACCCAATTACTGCACTTTACAAATTTACTATAAATTTGAGGTAGTTGTACTTTGTTAAAGTGTTTCCATTTTGTGACTTTACACTTCTTCTACACTACATTTCCAAGGTAAATAATGTACATTTTACTCCACTATATTTGTCTGACAGTTgctagttacttttcagattattCATTTGGCATACCCTTCCTGTCTAGTAAAAGGCATCTCCAAATATGGTTATTTTGAATGTCAGTTTTTCTGATAAATTGAAGGATTCACTCTCCCtaaagtgttcctttatgggcTGACAAAAATCTTTAACTTCTTAATCTGAATAGACTGTTTAAAACCTTCCCCTGGAGTAGCCGTAAAATGCATTGTCACAAGGCTGAACTCATGAACAGCTGACTTTTACAAGTGTCATCATtgagaatatgatgcattactgtagattaaactatccaacagtatataaagagGTTAAAATGAtctcaaccttaaacatgtaCAACAGTAAAAattaaacatacacattaatgcagcagtattaatccaaaaaacacaatttattatAGGGTAGCACTGACAGGGATGCTTTCTACAGATTGATTACTTTTACCTTCAATTCTTTCAGTAAATGTTGCTGATAATAATGACATACTTATACTTATGTCAGGTCTAGGAGGACTTACTTGTAGTGGATAATTGTCACAGTGTAGTATTACTTCTTTTTAGAAAAGAATCTGAATACTCCTCCTATCATCACCAAGAGGTTACTTAAGGTATGTAATAGATATATTTTGTCTTCTAGAGTTGCCTCTGTTCACTTAAGGTTTAAGAAATAATATTTTCCTAGAGAGTGCATGAATAAATTAAATGTATATAGAGGTACTTCGAAGTTAAATGACCTCATAATGCACCAGTGAAACGTCGGCCCGGCCCACCTGTCAGAATCACATTTAACCTGAGGGTGGCAGTAATGCAGCATCATGGATGGTAGCTGCCGTAAAACGAAGAAGACGAAGACgaggacgaagaagaagaagaagaagaagaagaagaagaagaagaagaagaagacgaagacgacgaagaagaagaagaagaagaagaagaagaagaagaagaagaagacagttAGGGAAAATAGGGCGGGTGGGCGACATCATTAAAAGTATATTAGAGTGTGGGGACAACGAGCAAGAGAGGAAATGGATATTCCGATGCTACAGTATCTGCCCTTAATGAATAAAGAtggacagtgaaaacagaagatggcagtaatgcaacatcGTGGATGCCAGCTGCCGTAAAatctcaaagaagaagaagacgatgATGACGAAATTCTCTCCCATTGGCTGTGAAATATGAACAACTCAAATACAAAGCAGTGAAAGTGTCATTGCAAATGTCTCGAAAAAATGGAGAGTGTCTCTGTTGGACTAATTGCGATGGCTGACTGAATAGAAGTTTTATTTATATCCATGTAGTTTCCGGTGGCAGGCTGCCATGCAGCGTAGTAAAGTCGCTGTGAGTGTGCCAGTGAAGCAGGTGATAGGAGCTCTGTGCAGCCTGCTAGTGGCCACCGGCCTGGAAGTTGTACCCTTACCGGAAACCTTCAGGCGGGCTAAATTTGGTGGTGGACACGATGTGGTACGTTCATCTTTTGTCTTTACTCTTCGAGATGGAATGTAACTACATTTTCTGATTTGCAAGGTCCGTACTTACGTGTTGTGTTGAGGTCCTTGTTCTCGAGTAAcgtcatttacattttatgcaaGCTACTTTCTGCTTCACGacatttcattcagtcatttggtTTTAGTTACAAGGTACTTGAATTTAACGTTACATACAGTAGATGATGATCACTTAATTAGATGTTCTATAAATGAGAGTATAGAATATAATGAGAGTATATATATAtgggtatgtatgtgtgtgtgtgtgtgtgtgtgtgtgtgtgtgtattttatttcatgatGATTTCCTGCTAAATAATAACCAAACCAGGCTTTATTACTGGGATTGTATGGTATTGaggtaaaataaatgaaattttaatggTGGCCACTGATCTCAATTGGATCATTGCAAGAGCAGACAATGGGAAACAAGTGGCAAGGATATAAGTACAACAGCAACATTAAAATCAAGTGTCTCGTGGAAAAGAGCCAGAAAACATCTTAGTTTTGGACCATGTTTTATGAAGCACTATGTGTTCTTGTCCTGTGCTTTCAGTGTCGTGTACATAttgacatactgtacacacatatCTTTCTACTTCCTATTGATTTTCAGGAGGATCAGTTTTGGCTCCTCCTTGCCAACATCCTTCAGACAGCTGGCATTGTTTCCTGTAAAGCTTATGCACAGCGAGGAGGAGGTCAGTCActctaagtttttttttttttctcaatctgTTCATGGCTTATCATGCTGTTTTTAGGACTTTACTGATTTCTGATTTGTCATTATTTGAAGACATCCCATTATACAAAACACGCTGTAAATACCCAATAGTTAACAgctcattttattgttttcaaatTAGAATTTGCTTGGAATCACAATAACATTTTGGACAACAGCATTTTGTAAAAAGATACTCTTTTATGATATGAAGTGGACTTGCTGAGTGACTGAATgtcctttctttgtctgtgtgtagcctcagagcagaggaagctggTAGTTGCAGGCCTCTGGCGGACTGGCTACCATGCTAACTGGATGtatgggagggagggaggagatggaggggagcGAGGGAGATTCACCAGCAGAGACCTTCTCCTGGTGCTGGGGTGGCTGCTCGCTAAAGGAACATTGGAGAAATTGCTGACACAGCGAGTACAGCAATTGGACAAAACACTGCTCACACCTACATCTGTAAGTACCACCAGCACAACACAATATACTGGTAAACCTAAGTCCTTATTTGTATTCTTtgtacttgtgtacttttataCTCTGTCtaatctctgtctgtgtgtcaggtgaACACTCAGCTTTCCAGTGAGCTCCAGTTAGACTCCTTATCTCTGAGGAAACTTCAGTGGCTCATTGGCTGTCTGAGATACCAGGGGCAGACCCTGCTGTCCATGCAAGAAGAGCAAACTCGTTTGCTTTATGCTGTGAGAAAATCCCGTCTTTCTGACTTTTCCACTGGCTACCATTCTGTATTTGTCAGATGCTGCAATGTAAAACGTTGTTTGAAGTTCGACAAATTAGAAGTTTTGGAGTATAACTGCAGGATGATTGCAAATCACAGAAGACTTCATTCCAAACAGTAGCCAAAGAATGCATAAGTGTAACCTTCAATAATGTGAGCTTCCCGTAAGACAGCATGAAGTTAGAGTTTAGTTACTGTCAAGTGTTTTTCTGTATAAAATCAGATAgacatattgttttttttctcaggttttGTTTGCTATCCCACCCTCCACTGTGTCCTCTTCTGATCAAAGCTCAAAATTGCTAAAGgaggtaagtgtgtgtgtgtgtgtgtgtgtgtgtgtgtgtgtgtgtgctgttatcaAAATGAATTACTTAAAACATGCTCTTCTCATAATTTGAGTCATAGTTagataacaaaacattttactgaCTATGGAAGCTATGGGGGACAATATTAAAATGGTAATGCAAACTTGCAAATCAACATGTAATTCACAATAGCattatcattttctgtttatgtatgtgttatttcagtgaaaatgaaaaggcagTAATCCAATTAAATTTTTCATATGGGTATTCACTTaccatattaaaatgaaaatggaaaagctgtttgacatttcattttcaaatactTAATCTCCTCTAAAGTAGACAGTATGCAGTAAGGGAAACAGCATCCCCAATCTATTGCAGTTATAATTACATGTCAGCATGCTCTGAAGTGgacaaaattcaaatgaaaatggagaCAGGTCTACAGTTAGAATATCACCTCCTCTGTGGTGTGTCCCTCTCGGCAAAATCCGTTCAATTAGTTTGTACTGATTTGAGAGTAAGATGAAGATAGCAGCTTTATGAtttgttactgtgttttttACCATTCGGCTAATTTTGTTCCTGGGGATTTGGCTAATTTCAGGCATGTTAGAGCCACTAGTAAAACCTAAACCTCAATATaacagaaagagcaaaaactAGCTAGTTCCCAGAAActggcttgtttgtttttgtttttgcatgcaCAGAGttcactgttgtgtgttttgttcctgtTCTGTTGTTTATGAATCAGTCTGTATAAGAAGTTGTAAGTATAATTTCATTACTATAATAACAACAGATCTAGGGCCTTCTTAATTACTCCTTGAAATAGCACAATGTCATCAAATCACAATTTGATCCTGATACAATTCATACTTTGCAAAGTAACAGGAAAGAAcaagtattttgtttttctttttttcttacagGTGGGGCTGAAGGATTCGCCCCTGTTGAATTCTgtgtggacaaaaacaaaaacaaatcataatGCTGCTATCTTCATCTCATGTTCAGACTATGGGGCTTGTCTGACTGCCACATGGATCTGTACTGTAATCAGGGTTTCCCCCAGAAAACTTGCTAAGCCTGGTGGTAGGGCCGCTAGAGAAGCCCACCGGCGGCCCACcgtgtttttgtaaaaaaaaaaaaaaaaaaaaaggtaaaagctGACAGCAATTTTGAAATTATGACTATTATGTGTTATTGTAAGCCATTTATTAACAATACTTAAACGTAGAGTCTTACAAAAAGGCACAATCTTGAAATGCGGTTTtaacaatcacaaaaaaaatacaattaaaataaataatatcaaTTGTTTACACTTAAGTTAAATCCTAGCAAACCTTAAAACAAGCCATTGCTGGTcacatttaaaagtaaaataaattaacattaaaaaagtGCAAACATGGCCAAGGGGTAAAAACAGGGAACTCAGAGGCTGAAGAGGGATGCTGTACTGTGACCTCTTCTACTTCTTGCTGCACATGGTGCACATTGGATCAGTGCAAGCAATCCATCTGGGTTTTTCAAAGAACTCTTCCAGAGCCTCATTGTAGTCAAGCTCAGCCACAGAGGGACCATTTATTTTGATGCGGAGGCAGGCAGTTAGGCTTTTCCCCTTTTGCTTGCTGCCATCTCAATGCTAGTGTGATGGTGTATAGACCCAATATGTGCGTTCAGCACATCTTGCCTATAAGTTGTACAAGGAGCTTCAATGAAGACTCTGGTTGAGGATCCTTGCGTTGCCTGCTGGTGGTGGTTGCGACACACCTGGCAAAACATACCTAAGAACGACACAAAAAAAAGCCACAGCTATAAAACGAAGCGTATCTAATGCTGAACTTAGTAGCAAAATTTGCTAAACCAACATGAAATTAGCGAGCATAATATTGTTAATATTTTAGTATATTGTACAAAACATGCTTACCGTACTTGGTCTTGTAGAGCCATCTGCTAAATTTCGGGTCAGCTAACCATTTTGGTTTAAATCCGCTAGTTCGATGTTTACCATCGCGGCTCGCAGAAGGCTGCTCTGACAACGTGCTAACATCCGTGCTAACTTGCACTGGCTCTGCCTCATCATTGGGCCACGGCTCGGTCGGCTCGCCGGGGATGCACTGCGCTCCTCCAACTTCGGTGCTTTATAGGCCTGGCGGGCCGCCAGGCTACTGGGGGAAACCCTGATTGTAAAGCTCTCACACATACTACATCTGTATCTCTCTGGGATACTGAGAAAGAATATAAAAGGAAGTCATTAAAACTACATACTTTCTATCATCTATCTTTCAATCGAGCCAAGTTTACAGACATCAAGCTAGGCTGCGAGGCTAAGTTATAGGCTTAATTACTCACCCTCCAAAATGTACAACCAGGTTTTAGgtgtacacacatatatacgcacacacacagtgcttaacaaatttattagaccacctgtcataaaaacgagaaaaacataaatatattagaagaaaaatgttattgttatttatttggcaaataaagtgaaacaactaaatagtccttttcacacataataaccaaaaaacatcatattttgtatggcctcttttggccttgataacagcttgcattcAGTGGGCACCTTTAGCTTAGCCATGACTGTCCACAAACcaactgcagagagctgctgtttttcacctgtTGAGTTGATTAAAACAGCTGTTCCCAATGAATGAGGGTAATAAGGATGCTGTAGAACAGCTTGGACTATTTGGAATGGTATAGAACTTTTGATTTTCCCATAGACCGTGCCAGTTTGCAAAGGGTATGAGTAATTTTGGACATGCCACTTTgtgttcaaatgtaaataaaagttgagaaatatttttttccacaataaTGCCTCTTGTACATTGTCTTATTATCTTCTGGAAGACATCTGTGTCTTTTCCACTCAAGAAAAACTTGCTGATTGAATAGAAGTAAACTTGCCAggggtatgaataattttgggcttgactatctatctatctatctatctatctagataTAGATATGgatagatatatatagataaaaatatacacacataaacacaacttATTTACCCTTACCCATTCTTCTGTTAACTttaattcatcatttaaaaCCCAGGCAAGTTCTCCAGGTGTGTCTGCTGATATATGTATTGTgaaatttttaatgtttttttgaaaatgtggcataattcaaaattcaaaaatctgtaaaaatggaaaacagaagcATCCCTAAAGAACTTCCTTGAGTAAGTTGTAGATCTAACTGCAATTAAAATGCACAGtatatttcctgtttgtgagaCAACTTTGATCCATACAGCAGTAGATATTTCAGCCATAACAGCTCAACTCAACAGCTCTCATGACAACTTGTgattaaatatttcaaatgctTCTCTCAAATCCAACCATACAGCATCAATAACTTTTTGCTCAATTTCTTTTCATCCAGTCATCAGGATTTAATGTCGTAGTTGCAGAGTGCCCCTTTTTATATGTATGATGatcatttttttaagaaatactATTACATACtattactgtttttttcccaAATTTTACTGAAAGGACATGGTAGGATTATTGGTTGACTATTTTTACCTGATATATTAGCATTCTTGGTGAGAGTAACTGTCTTGACTCTTTTCACTCTGAAAGACAAACTTAGAGATTTAAACTTAAATCAATAATGTAAGAtgtaacactgtgtgtgcatgtgttataGGACTGTTTGTGtatgcagcagctctgtgacctCCTAGAAGCATATCTGAACTGgaaaaaggtggaaaaagtCTTCTGGACATGGTTGGTGAGTtagacacaacaacacacaggaaAACGACTCTGGAACAGACATCTTCACTGGGGCCAGATAGGTTCAGACTCCTATCCATTCCAGCATTCGTGAATGCAATAAGCTTTAATAGTCTTCAGAGTtcaatgtaaaatgtgttttattgctttacAGCAGGTACAACAAAACCAAGCTGGTCCCAGGGAGCACCATTAGAAACAGAAATTACActcatttatgcattttaatgtaGAGCTTCTGGAAGGTTATTTCCATCAATATATTCTTTTGGCCTGACAAGATACTGTTGTTTCATTTTCGTGGTTTCCTCTGCCCTCTGAAATTTATTGGTGTCTGTCCTCCTCAACAAGTGATATCTTCACAGAAGTTGATATCAAACACACTCCTTTACTCCTATGTATAAGACACCATTGTATTCAAGGactcacaaaaaataaaatgcattataACAAGAATATATAAAATGTGTAATTATAGTGATAGTAAATATATAGTGAATATGATCTATCAAGATTTTTTGACAATGCATGAATAGATACGATTTGGACATGGTGGTTCATGATTCCTTATAAATTGAATTAGGCACACATTCCTGGATGCGGCATATAATTTCCTGCTGaaggaaaatgtaaaattgtaaaattttgaaaaagtgaaaatt
This window of the Chaetodon auriga isolate fChaAug3 chromosome 14, fChaAug3.hap1, whole genome shotgun sequence genome carries:
- the dnal1 gene encoding dynein axonemal light chain 1; translated protein: MAKATTVREALAKWEEKSGEKVSEAKAIKLYGQVPPIEKMDASLSTLTNCEKLSLSTNCIDKITNLNGLKNLRILSLGRNNIKALTGLEAVGDTLEELWISYNLIEKLKGIQYMKNLRVLYISNNLVKEWGEFVRLADLPCLADLVFVGNPLEEKHSTEGTWMDEASKRLPNLKKLDGTPVIKQEEDEGDGEN
- the tedc1 gene encoding tubulin epsilon and delta complex protein 1 isoform X3, whose translation is MQRSKVAVSVPVKQVIGALCSLLVATGLEVVPLPETFRRAKFGGGHDVEDQFWLLLANILQTAGIVSCKAYAQRGGASEQRKLVVAGLWRTGYHANWMYGREGGDGGERGRFTSRDLLLVLGWLLAKGTLEKLLTQRVQQLDKTLLTPTSVNTQLSSELQLDSLSLRKLQWLIGCLRYQGQTLLSMQEEQTRLLYAVLFAIPPSTVSSSDQSSKLLKEDCLCMQQLCDLLEAYLNWKKVEKVFWTWLGGPENTSLPPPLSCLPSLPSFPKASRARLQTERPVKYSRDPAEGLHGGAQAPDELPSSHAVQVLLQIEALLLERRDGQRLANRMRLQEMVGRLDKLVLIPP
- the tedc1 gene encoding tubulin epsilon and delta complex protein 1 isoform X1 encodes the protein MQRSKVAVSVPVKQVIGALCSLLVATGLEVVPLPETFRRAKFGGGHDVEDQFWLLLANILQTAGIVSCKAYAQRGGASEQRKLVVAGLWRTGYHANWMYGREGGDGGERGRFTSRDLLLVLGWLLAKGTLEKLLTQRVQQLDKTLLTPTSVNTQLSSELQLDSLSLRKLQWLIGCLRYQGQTLLSMQEEQTRLLYAVLFAIPPSTVSSSDQSSKLLKEDCLCMQQLCDLLEAYLNWKKVEKVFWTWLDSVVDCHLTDPVVETPTHAPNGSARLCHHGNRGLKKLEEMLLRLPTVQGGPENTSLPPPLSCLPSLPSFPKASRARLQTERPVKYSRDPAEGLHGGAQAPDELPSSHAVQVLLQIEALLLERRDGQRLANRMRLQEMVGRLDKLVLIPP
- the tedc1 gene encoding uncharacterized protein tedc1 isoform X2, whose translation is MQRSKVAVSVPVKQVIGALCSLLVATGLEVVPLPETFRRAKFGGGHDVEDQFWLLLANILQTAGIVSCKAYAQRGGASEQRKLVVAGLWRTGYHANWMYGREGGDGGERGRFTSRDLLLVLGWLLAKGTLEKLLTQRVQQLDKTLLTPTSVNTQLSSELQLDSLSLRKLQWLIGCLRYQGQTLLSMQEEQTRLLYAVLFAIPPSTVSSSDQSSKLLKEDSVVDCHLTDPVVETPTHAPNGSARLCHHGNRGLKKLEEMLLRLPTVQGGPENTSLPPPLSCLPSLPSFPKASRARLQTERPVKYSRDPAEGLHGGAQAPDELPSSHAVQVLLQIEALLLERRDGQRLANRMRLQEMVGRLDKLVLIPP